In Streptomyces sp. NBC_00306, a single genomic region encodes these proteins:
- the ybeY gene encoding rRNA maturation RNase YbeY, with translation MSIDVNNESGTEVDEQAVLDVARYALARMRIHPLSELSVIVVDAEAMEQLHIQWMDLPGPTDVMSFPMDELRPPVKDDEEPPQGLLGDIVLCPEVAKKQGEEAPTQHSMDEELQLLTVHGVLHLLGYDHEEPDEKAEMFGLQAAIIDGWRAEKGHTGPSPAPTVS, from the coding sequence ATGTCGATCGACGTCAACAACGAGTCCGGAACCGAGGTCGACGAGCAGGCGGTCCTCGATGTCGCCCGCTATGCCCTCGCGCGGATGCGTATCCACCCGCTCTCCGAGCTCTCGGTGATCGTCGTGGACGCCGAAGCCATGGAGCAGTTGCACATCCAGTGGATGGACCTGCCGGGTCCGACGGATGTCATGTCCTTCCCGATGGACGAGCTGCGTCCGCCGGTCAAGGACGACGAGGAGCCCCCGCAGGGGCTCCTCGGTGACATCGTGCTCTGCCCCGAGGTCGCCAAGAAGCAGGGCGAGGAAGCCCCGACGCAGCACTCCATGGACGAGGAGCTCCAGCTCCTGACCGTCCATGGCGTGCTGCACCTGCTGGGGTACGACCACGAGGAGCCGGACGAGAAGGCCGAGATGTTCGGCCTCCAGGCGGCGATCATCGATGGCTGGCGGGCGGAGAAGGGCCACACCGGCCCCTCCCCGGCGCCGACCGTTTCATGA
- a CDS encoding glucarate dehydratase family protein, whose translation MTHDLTITEVRLTPILVADPPLLNTQGVHQPYTPRLIIEVVTADGVTGVGETYGDTKYIDLADPLADALPGCRVDDVNGLHRLADLVCADSPEATGADAVDAGGLRGVQTAGKLRLSVVSGFEVALLDALGRTLGLPVHALLGGKVRDAVDYSAYLFYRWAEHPGGAGESDDWGAALDPAGIVAQARRFARAYGFGSFKLKGGVFDPDEEIAAVRALAEAFPGQPLRLDPNGAWSVETSLRVAAELGDVLEYLEDPAATTDRMARVAAGTEVPLATNMCVTTFAEIPEAFSRGAVQVVLSDHHYWGGLRNTRELAAICRTFGVGLSMHSNTHLGISLAAMTHVAAVVPNLDYACDSHYPWQTEDVVTERLEFKDGRLAVSDLPGLGVELDQDRLARLHRRWRDDDGTMRDRDDAAAMRVAHPDWSAPAVPRW comes from the coding sequence ATGACCCACGACCTGACGATCACCGAGGTGCGCCTCACCCCGATCCTCGTCGCCGACCCGCCGCTGCTCAACACGCAGGGTGTGCACCAGCCCTACACGCCCCGGCTGATCATCGAGGTCGTCACCGCGGACGGGGTGACCGGCGTCGGCGAGACGTACGGCGACACCAAGTACATCGACCTGGCCGACCCGCTGGCCGACGCCCTCCCCGGCTGCCGGGTCGACGACGTGAACGGGCTGCACCGGCTCGCCGACCTGGTCTGCGCGGACTCGCCCGAGGCCACCGGCGCCGACGCGGTGGACGCCGGCGGCCTGCGCGGCGTGCAGACCGCCGGCAAACTGCGGCTCTCGGTCGTCTCCGGCTTCGAGGTCGCCCTGCTCGACGCGCTCGGCAGGACGCTCGGGCTGCCCGTGCACGCGCTGCTGGGCGGCAAGGTCCGCGACGCCGTCGACTACAGCGCCTATCTCTTCTACCGCTGGGCCGAACACCCGGGCGGCGCGGGGGAGTCCGACGACTGGGGCGCGGCACTCGACCCGGCCGGCATCGTGGCCCAGGCCCGCCGCTTCGCCCGCGCGTACGGCTTCGGCTCCTTCAAGCTCAAGGGCGGTGTCTTCGACCCGGACGAGGAGATCGCCGCCGTACGGGCCCTCGCGGAGGCGTTCCCCGGCCAGCCGCTGCGACTGGACCCCAACGGCGCCTGGTCGGTCGAGACCTCGCTCAGGGTCGCCGCCGAACTCGGGGACGTCCTGGAGTATCTGGAGGACCCGGCCGCCACGACCGACCGGATGGCGCGGGTCGCGGCCGGGACGGAGGTGCCGCTCGCGACGAACATGTGCGTGACGACCTTCGCCGAGATCCCCGAGGCGTTCTCGCGCGGCGCCGTCCAGGTCGTCCTCTCCGACCACCACTACTGGGGCGGACTGCGCAACACCCGTGAACTGGCCGCGATCTGCCGCACGTTCGGCGTCGGACTGTCCATGCACTCCAACACCCATCTCGGCATCAGCCTCGCCGCGATGACGCACGTGGCGGCCGTCGTCCCCAACCTCGACTACGCCTGCGACAGCCACTACCCCTGGCAGACCGAGGATGTCGTCACCGAGCGGCTGGAGTTCAAGGACGGCCGCCTCGCCGTCAGCGACCTTCCCGGCCTCGGCGTGGAACTGGACCAGGACCGGCTCGCCCGTCTCCACCGGCGCTGGAGGGACGACGACGGCACGATGCGCGACCGCGACGACGCGGCGGCGATGCGGGTGGCGCACCCGGACTGGTCGGCGCCGGCGGTCCCGCGCTGGTAG
- a CDS encoding carbohydrate kinase family protein, with protein sequence MISRHAHQTDGGGTCLDPLKALRTPSDPPCDVYLTGTVFLDIIFTGLGSAPVRGTESWARGMGSSPGGVANMATALARLGLHTSLAAAFGDDHYGEYCWDALEQGEGIDLSLSRTVPGWHSPVTVSMAYEGERTMVSHGHEAPPPEPAPDCPPPARAAIASLTPGGDEWVAQAARKGTRVFADCGWDDTGRWDPADLADLSHCEAFLPNAEEAMRYTRTDCPRAAAHALTEHVPLAVVTLGAEGAYAVDGATGESAQVPAIAVEALDPTGAGDVFVAGYVTGTLAGWPLADRLAFAGLTAALSVQEFGGSLSAPGWSEIAAWWQRVQALTDQDPAALRRYTFLDDLLPAPVRPWPLRRAVPTIGFRSPA encoded by the coding sequence GTGATCAGTCGACACGCACATCAGACGGACGGCGGAGGCACCTGCCTCGACCCCCTCAAGGCCCTCAGGACCCCCTCCGACCCGCCCTGCGACGTCTACCTCACAGGCACCGTCTTCCTCGACATCATCTTCACGGGCCTCGGCTCCGCCCCCGTCCGCGGCACCGAGTCCTGGGCCCGCGGCATGGGTTCCAGCCCGGGCGGGGTCGCCAACATGGCCACCGCGCTCGCCCGGCTCGGTCTGCACACCTCGCTCGCCGCCGCCTTCGGGGACGACCACTACGGCGAGTACTGCTGGGACGCCCTTGAACAGGGTGAGGGCATCGACCTCTCCCTCTCCCGGACCGTGCCCGGCTGGCACTCGCCCGTCACCGTCTCCATGGCGTACGAGGGCGAGCGCACGATGGTCTCCCACGGGCACGAGGCCCCGCCGCCGGAGCCCGCGCCCGACTGTCCCCCGCCCGCCCGGGCCGCCATCGCCTCGCTCACACCTGGCGGAGACGAGTGGGTCGCCCAGGCCGCCCGCAAGGGCACTCGGGTCTTCGCCGACTGCGGCTGGGACGACACGGGCCGCTGGGACCCGGCCGACCTCGCGGATCTGAGCCACTGCGAGGCCTTCCTGCCGAACGCGGAGGAGGCGATGCGCTACACCCGCACCGACTGCCCCCGCGCCGCCGCCCACGCCCTCACCGAGCACGTACCGCTCGCCGTCGTCACCCTCGGTGCCGAGGGCGCGTACGCGGTCGACGGCGCGACCGGCGAGAGCGCGCAGGTTCCGGCCATCGCGGTGGAGGCCCTCGACCCGACCGGAGCGGGTGACGTGTTCGTGGCCGGATACGTCACCGGGACGCTCGCCGGCTGGCCGCTCGCTGACCGGCTCGCCTTCGCCGGGCTGACCGCGGCCCTGTCGGTGCAGGAGTTCGGCGGCTCGCTCTCCGCACCCGGCTGGTCCGAGATCGCGGCCTGGTGGCAGCGTGTGCAGGCCCTCACCGACCAGGACCCGGCCGCCCTGCGCCGGTACACCTTCCTCGACGACCTGCTGCCCGCGCCGGTCAGGCCCTGGCCGCTGCGCAGGGCCGTGCCGACGATCGGTTTCCGCAGCCCGGCCTGA
- a CDS encoding MmcQ/YjbR family DNA-binding protein, translating to MTPSELRAFCLEFNDAAEEFPFGPETSVFKVAGKLFALSALDGEPLTVNLKCEPEMAVQLRAEHPAIVPGWHMNKRHWNTVTVGELPDRLVRELIEDSYDLVVAGLPKAVRLRLDRG from the coding sequence ATGACGCCGAGCGAACTGAGAGCGTTCTGCCTGGAGTTCAACGACGCGGCCGAGGAGTTCCCCTTCGGACCCGAGACATCGGTGTTCAAGGTCGCCGGGAAGCTGTTCGCGCTCTCCGCGCTGGACGGGGAGCCGTTGACGGTGAACCTGAAGTGCGAGCCCGAGATGGCCGTGCAGCTGCGGGCCGAGCACCCGGCGATCGTGCCGGGCTGGCACATGAACAAGCGCCACTGGAACACGGTGACGGTGGGAGAGCTCCCGGACCGTCTCGTCCGGGAGCTGATCGAGGACAGTTACGACCTGGTGGTGGCCGGGCTGCCGAAGGCGGTCCGGCTGCGGCTGGACCGCGGCTGA
- a CDS encoding hemolysin family protein → MSAPLVFGAVLLVVVAWLAACAEAGIARTSSFRAAEAVRSGRRGADKLEQVAADPTRYLNVALLVRVACEMAAGVLVTYACLQEFSATWEALTVAIGVMVLVSYVAVGVSPRTIGRQHPLNTATAAAYVLLPLARIMGPVPQLLILIGNALTPGKGFRKGPFASEAELRAMVDLAEQESLIEDDERRMVHSVFELGDTLVREVMVPRTDLVSIERYKTVRQALTLALRSGFSRIPVTGENEDDIVGVVYLKDLVRKTHINRDAEADLVSTAMRPAVFVPDTKNAGDLLREMQQKRNHVAVVIDEYGGTAGIVTIEDILEEIVGEITDEYDRELPPIEELGDGRFRVTARLDIGDLGELYGLDELDDEDVETVGGLLAKALGRVPIAGASATVDLPDGRALRLTAESPAGRRNKIVTVLAEPVPQSPQGENAA, encoded by the coding sequence ATGAGCGCCCCCCTGGTCTTCGGCGCGGTCCTGCTGGTCGTCGTCGCGTGGCTCGCCGCGTGCGCGGAAGCGGGCATCGCCCGCACCTCCAGCTTCCGCGCCGCCGAGGCCGTCCGCTCCGGCCGCCGTGGCGCCGACAAGCTGGAGCAGGTCGCCGCCGACCCCACCCGCTATCTGAACGTCGCCCTGCTGGTGCGGGTGGCCTGCGAGATGGCGGCGGGTGTCCTGGTGACCTACGCCTGTCTTCAGGAGTTCTCCGCGACCTGGGAGGCGCTGACCGTCGCCATCGGCGTGATGGTCCTCGTCTCGTACGTCGCCGTGGGCGTCTCGCCGCGCACCATCGGCCGCCAGCACCCGCTGAACACGGCGACGGCCGCCGCGTACGTCCTGCTGCCGCTGGCCCGGATCATGGGCCCGGTGCCCCAGTTGCTGATCCTCATCGGCAACGCGCTCACGCCCGGCAAGGGCTTCCGCAAGGGCCCGTTCGCGAGCGAGGCCGAACTGCGGGCCATGGTCGACCTCGCCGAGCAGGAGTCCCTCATCGAGGACGACGAGCGCCGGATGGTGCACTCCGTCTTCGAGCTCGGTGACACCCTCGTGCGCGAAGTGATGGTGCCGCGCACCGACCTGGTCTCCATCGAGCGCTACAAGACCGTCCGTCAGGCCCTCACCCTGGCCCTGCGCTCCGGCTTCTCGCGCATCCCCGTCACGGGCGAGAACGAGGACGACATCGTGGGCGTCGTCTACCTCAAGGACCTGGTGCGCAAGACGCACATCAACCGCGACGCGGAGGCCGATCTGGTCTCCACCGCGATGCGGCCCGCCGTCTTCGTGCCCGACACCAAGAACGCCGGCGACCTGCTGCGCGAGATGCAGCAGAAGCGCAACCACGTCGCCGTCGTCATCGACGAGTACGGCGGCACGGCCGGCATCGTCACCATCGAGGACATCCTGGAGGAGATCGTCGGCGAGATCACCGACGAGTACGACCGGGAACTGCCGCCGATCGAGGAGCTGGGCGACGGCCGCTTCCGCGTCACCGCACGGCTCGACATCGGCGATCTGGGCGAGCTGTACGGCCTCGACGAACTGGACGACGAGGACGTGGAGACCGTCGGCGGTCTGCTGGCGAAGGCGCTCGGCAGGGTGCCGATCGCCGGTGCGTCCGCGACCGTCGATCTTCCGGACGGGCGCGCGCTGCGCCTGACGGCCGAGTCCCCGGCCGGCCGGCGCAACAAGATCGTCACGGTGCTGGCGGAGCCGGTGCCGCAGAGCCCCCAGGGAGAGAACGCCGCATGA
- a CDS encoding 5-dehydro-4-deoxyglucarate dehydratase → MGQGTDVDERPAADADVAARLRDGMARGVLSFPLTSFRADGGLDPDGCREHLAAQAATGPGALFPACGTGEFFSLDEDEYRQVVTAAVEAAAGRLPVVAGIGYGWAQAVRFARIAEEAGADAVLALPHYLVSAPQEGLVEQLRRITRATRLPLIAYQRGQVAYTAGSVRRIAALPGVIGLKDGHGDLDLVQRQRLAAPAGFLFFNGAATAEIQARQYASIGVGAYSSAVHAFAPEIADAFFAAHRDGDDHTVERLLRGFYVPLVELRDRVPGYAVSLVKAAARLRGQPVGPVRAPLTEPGTDDLAALEALLADGLDLAGATA, encoded by the coding sequence ATGGGGCAGGGCACGGACGTGGACGAACGACCGGCGGCGGACGCCGACGTCGCCGCCCGGCTGCGGGACGGCATGGCGCGCGGAGTGCTCTCCTTCCCGCTCACCAGCTTCCGCGCGGACGGCGGCCTGGACCCCGACGGCTGCCGTGAACACCTTGCCGCCCAGGCCGCGACGGGCCCCGGCGCGCTCTTCCCCGCTTGTGGCACCGGCGAGTTCTTCTCCCTCGACGAGGACGAGTACCGGCAGGTCGTCACCGCCGCCGTCGAGGCCGCGGCCGGCCGCCTGCCCGTCGTCGCGGGCATCGGCTACGGCTGGGCGCAGGCCGTGCGCTTCGCCCGCATCGCCGAGGAGGCGGGCGCGGACGCCGTGCTCGCCCTGCCCCACTACCTGGTGAGCGCCCCGCAGGAAGGGCTCGTCGAGCAGCTGCGCCGGATCACCCGCGCCACCCGCCTGCCACTGATCGCCTACCAGCGCGGACAGGTCGCCTACACCGCCGGCTCCGTACGCCGCATCGCCGCGCTCCCCGGCGTCATCGGGCTCAAGGACGGCCACGGCGACCTCGACCTCGTGCAGCGCCAACGCCTCGCCGCACCGGCCGGCTTCCTGTTCTTCAACGGCGCCGCCACTGCCGAGATCCAGGCCCGGCAGTACGCCTCCATCGGCGTCGGCGCCTACTCCTCCGCCGTCCACGCCTTCGCGCCCGAGATCGCCGACGCGTTCTTCGCCGCGCACCGCGACGGCGACGACCACACCGTCGAACGGCTGCTGCGCGGCTTCTACGTACCGCTCGTCGAACTGCGCGACCGGGTACCCGGATATGCCGTGTCCCTGGTCAAGGCGGCGGCCCGGCTGCGCGGACAGCCCGTCGGGCCGGTACGCGCGCCCCTGACGGAGCCGGGGACCGACGATCTCGCCGCCCTCGAAGCACTGCTCGCAGACGGACTCGACCTGGCAGGAGCCACGGCATGA
- a CDS encoding PhoH family protein, whose amino-acid sequence MTQTPKAHTRPQRPGGAGESQAPGQARAHFTVPAKHPMVTVLGSGDVLLRVIEKAFPAADIHVRGNQVSAIGDATEVALIQRLFDEMMLVLRTGQPMTEDAVERSIAMLRAGENGNGDGAETPAEVLTQNILSSRGRTIRPKTLNQKRYVDAIDKHTIVFGIGPAGTGKTYLAMAKAVQALQAKQVNRIILTRPAVEAGERLGFLPGTLYEKIDPYLRPLYDALHDMLDPDSIPRLMAAGTIEVAPLAYMRGRTLNDAFIILDEAQNTSAEQMKMFLTRLGFDSKIVITGDVTQVDLPNGTKSGLRQVQDILDGVEDVHFSRLTSQDVVRHKLVGRIVDAYEKYDDRNGKQ is encoded by the coding sequence ATGACTCAGACACCCAAAGCCCACACCCGTCCCCAGCGCCCTGGGGGCGCGGGGGAATCCCAGGCGCCGGGGCAGGCACGAGCCCACTTCACCGTTCCCGCCAAGCATCCGATGGTGACGGTCCTCGGCTCGGGGGATGTCCTCCTGCGCGTGATCGAGAAGGCCTTCCCGGCGGCCGACATCCATGTCCGGGGCAATCAGGTCAGCGCGATCGGGGACGCGACGGAGGTCGCCCTCATCCAGCGCCTGTTCGACGAGATGATGCTCGTGCTCCGCACCGGGCAGCCGATGACGGAGGACGCAGTGGAACGCTCGATCGCCATGCTCAGGGCGGGCGAGAACGGCAACGGCGACGGGGCCGAGACCCCCGCCGAGGTGCTCACCCAGAACATCCTCTCCAGCCGCGGCCGGACGATCCGCCCCAAGACGCTCAACCAGAAGCGGTACGTCGACGCCATCGACAAGCACACGATCGTGTTCGGCATCGGCCCCGCCGGTACCGGCAAGACGTATCTCGCCATGGCGAAGGCGGTCCAGGCCCTGCAGGCCAAGCAGGTCAACCGGATCATCCTGACCCGGCCGGCCGTGGAGGCGGGCGAGCGGCTCGGCTTCCTGCCGGGCACGCTCTACGAGAAGATCGACCCGTATCTGCGCCCGCTGTACGACGCGCTGCACGACATGCTCGACCCCGACTCCATCCCCCGGCTGATGGCCGCGGGCACGATCGAGGTCGCGCCGCTGGCATACATGCGGGGTCGAACGCTCAATGACGCGTTCATCATCCTCGACGAGGCGCAGAACACCAGCGCCGAGCAGATGAAGATGTTCCTGACCCGCCTCGGCTTCGACTCGAAGATCGTCATCACCGGTGACGTCACCCAGGTCGACCTGCCGAACGGGACGAAGAGCGGTCTGCGACAGGTCCAGGACATCCTGGACGGCGTCGAGGACGTGCACTTCTCCCGGCTCACGAGCCAGGATGTCGTCCGGCACAAGCTCGTCGGCCGTATCGTCGACGCGTACGAGAAGTACGACGACCGCAACGGGAAGCAGTAG